The Streptomyces sp. DH-12 genome has a window encoding:
- a CDS encoding DUF192 domain-containing protein, with product MRWRDGRGELVVRERDGAVSARVPLEIAASYRARTRGLLGRDSLEGALLLSPANSIHTFRMRMPIDVAYLDRRLRVLAVRTMPPGRLGRPRVRARHVIEAEAGAMEGWGLVVGAVVEVAGQEGG from the coding sequence GTGCGGTGGCGGGACGGGCGTGGGGAGTTGGTCGTACGGGAGCGGGACGGAGCCGTCAGCGCACGCGTGCCGTTGGAGATCGCCGCCTCCTATCGGGCGCGGACCCGGGGACTGCTGGGGCGGGACAGCCTGGAGGGCGCTCTGTTGCTCTCCCCCGCGAACAGCATCCACACCTTCCGTATGCGCATGCCCATCGACGTCGCCTACCTGGACCGCCGGCTCCGGGTCCTCGCCGTGCGCACCATGCCGCCCGGACGGCTGGGGCGGCCACGCGTCCGGGCACGGCATGTGATCGAGGCCGAGGCGGGGGCGATGGAGGGGTGGGGGCTGGTCGTGGGGGCCGTGGTGGAGGTGGCGGGGCAAGAGGGTGGTTGA